In a single window of the Amycolatopsis sp. cg5 genome:
- a CDS encoding TetR/AcrR family transcriptional regulator gives MSSGVGRPRASGAAASRQDARQAVMDAAAELFTGAGYAATTTRAIAERAGLRQASLYYHFPAKEDLLAALLAETVRPSLDVARALLKVEAPAPARLWALAYSDIHLLGGGPHNLGALYLLPEISAPGLADFRAERLELKDAYRALIDGPTALTDLVFGLVESTALVRRDTPGVDIEAHARHGADAVLRITGTEPGAMLQASALRLLKDS, from the coding sequence ATGAGCAGTGGAGTCGGGAGACCGAGAGCGAGTGGGGCGGCGGCGAGCAGACAGGACGCGCGCCAAGCCGTCATGGACGCGGCGGCGGAGTTGTTCACCGGAGCCGGATACGCGGCGACGACCACCCGCGCCATCGCGGAACGCGCCGGCCTGCGCCAAGCGTCGCTGTACTACCACTTCCCGGCCAAGGAAGACCTGCTGGCGGCGCTGCTCGCCGAGACCGTCCGGCCGTCGCTGGACGTCGCCCGCGCGCTCCTGAAAGTGGAAGCCCCGGCCCCGGCGCGGCTGTGGGCGCTGGCCTACTCGGACATCCATCTGCTCGGCGGCGGCCCGCACAACCTCGGCGCGCTCTATCTCCTGCCCGAGATCAGCGCGCCGGGCCTGGCGGACTTCCGCGCCGAGCGCCTCGAACTCAAGGACGCCTACCGCGCCCTGATCGACGGGCCGACGGCGTTGACCGACCTCGTCTTCGGCTTGGTGGAGAGCACGGCGCTCGTGCGTCGCGACACCCCGGGCGTCGACATCGAGGCGCACGCCCGGCACGGCGCGGACGCCGTCCTGCGCATCACCGGCACCGAGCCGGGAGCCATGCTCCAAGCCTCAGCGCTGCGCCTGCTCAAAGACTCCTGA
- a CDS encoding amino acid permease translates to MSDLAEFGYKQELRRSLGGFSAFAAGFSFVSILTTVFQLFGFGFSFGGTLFFWTWPIVIAGQLMVALNFAELAARFPLAGSVYQWAKQLSRGFGGWVAGWMMLIGCVVALASAAIALQVVLPSVWSGFQLVGGDASVTSPTGATNAVLLGTLLIVFTTAVNAAGVRVMARINDIGVAAELLGVVVLLAGLGMFAVRGPQVVTHGTGEAGVGGVLASALMAAYVLYGFDTAASVAEETKDARKSAPRAVLRALLVSGLGGLALVLFALMAAPSLTDGQLAGQGLPYVIKAVFGDTLGPIFLADVAIAVVVCTLTIQTGTIRLIYAMARDRALPGARALAKVNARTGTPLAPALLSGALAIALLLLNVGNSTLFSTLTATSVVVVYLAYLLVTGPLLVKRLRGTMPSAQPGWFALGRWGVLVNALAVLYGLAMIINIAWPRAEIYDLAGTGSPWMLLFPLEFVAAAVLIGWLCWLRLKPASPAVLEPVPAVS, encoded by the coding sequence GTGTCCGACCTCGCAGAATTCGGCTACAAACAAGAACTTCGCCGCTCACTGGGCGGTTTTTCGGCCTTCGCGGCCGGTTTCTCCTTCGTCTCGATCCTGACCACCGTGTTTCAGCTGTTCGGCTTCGGCTTCTCGTTCGGCGGGACGTTGTTCTTCTGGACTTGGCCGATCGTCATCGCCGGTCAGTTGATGGTCGCGCTCAATTTCGCCGAACTCGCCGCGCGTTTCCCTTTGGCCGGAAGCGTGTACCAGTGGGCGAAACAACTCAGCCGCGGATTCGGCGGCTGGGTCGCCGGCTGGATGATGCTGATCGGCTGCGTCGTCGCGCTCGCCTCGGCCGCGATCGCGCTGCAGGTCGTGCTTCCCTCGGTGTGGAGCGGATTCCAGCTCGTCGGGGGTGACGCCTCGGTGACGTCGCCGACCGGCGCGACCAACGCCGTGCTGCTCGGCACCCTGCTGATCGTCTTCACCACGGCCGTCAACGCGGCGGGCGTGCGGGTGATGGCACGGATCAATGACATCGGCGTCGCGGCCGAACTGCTGGGCGTCGTCGTGCTGCTGGCGGGGCTGGGGATGTTCGCCGTTCGCGGGCCGCAGGTCGTCACGCACGGGACGGGCGAAGCAGGTGTCGGCGGCGTGCTCGCTTCGGCGCTGATGGCCGCGTATGTGCTCTATGGCTTCGACACGGCCGCTTCCGTCGCCGAGGAAACGAAGGACGCGCGCAAGTCCGCGCCCCGCGCGGTGCTTCGCGCGCTGCTCGTTTCCGGGCTCGGCGGACTGGCACTCGTGCTGTTCGCGCTGATGGCCGCGCCGAGCCTGACCGACGGGCAGCTCGCCGGACAGGGCCTGCCCTACGTCATCAAGGCCGTCTTCGGTGACACCCTCGGCCCGATCTTCCTCGCCGACGTCGCCATCGCGGTGGTCGTCTGCACGCTCACCATCCAGACCGGCACGATCCGGCTGATCTACGCGATGGCCCGCGACCGCGCGCTGCCCGGCGCCCGCGCGCTCGCCAAGGTCAACGCCCGCACCGGGACCCCGCTCGCGCCCGCGCTGCTGTCCGGCGCGCTCGCCATCGCGCTGCTGCTGCTCAACGTCGGCAACTCGACGCTGTTCAGCACCCTCACCGCGACCTCGGTCGTGGTCGTCTACCTGGCGTACCTGCTGGTCACCGGCCCGCTGCTCGTCAAGCGCCTGCGCGGCACCATGCCGTCGGCCCAGCCGGGCTGGTTCGCGCTCGGCCGCTGGGGTGTGCTGGTCAACGCGCTCGCCGTGCTCTACGGGCTCGCCATGATCATCAACATCGCCTGGCCGCGCGCCGAGATCTACGATCTGGCAGGCACCGGGTCGCCGTGGATGCTGCTCTTCCCGCTCGAATTCGTGGCAGCAGCGGTGTTGATCGGTTGGCTATGCTGGCTTCGTTTGAAACCAGCCAGTCCCGCCGTACTCGAACCCGTCCCCGCAGTGTCCTGA
- a CDS encoding IS110 family transposase yields MRLFVGDDWAEDHHDVEVMDAAGRRLGRARLPEGVAGMARLHTMIGELIGDDADEAEVLVGIETDRGPWVRALVAAGYTVLAVNPLQAARFRDRLGVSGAKSDAGDAHVLADMARTHAHELRAVAGDSAQIEAVKVVARTHKTLIWERTRHTQRLRHALRDYFPAALAAFDDLDAADTLELLGKAPTPAQAARLTIAQISAALKRARRKNIAEKAVVIQAALRAEHLGQPEVVAAAYAASVQALIAVLNVLDTQVKALQRQVDAYFGQHPAAEIILSQPGLGSVLGARVLAEFGDDPDRYATAKARKNYAGTSPITRASGKKKVALARFIHNDRLIDALLTQAFSALRFSPGARTYYDTQRARGSGHNAALRQLANRLVGILHGCLKTGTLYNETTAWSHHITSTAA; encoded by the coding sequence TTGCGGCTTTTCGTGGGAGATGACTGGGCTGAGGACCACCACGATGTGGAGGTGATGGACGCCGCCGGCCGTCGGCTGGGCAGAGCCAGGCTGCCGGAGGGTGTGGCGGGGATGGCCCGGCTGCATACGATGATCGGTGAGCTGATCGGTGACGACGCCGACGAAGCCGAGGTGCTGGTCGGGATCGAGACCGACCGGGGTCCGTGGGTGCGGGCGCTGGTCGCCGCCGGGTACACGGTGCTGGCGGTGAATCCGTTGCAGGCGGCCAGGTTCCGCGACCGGCTGGGTGTCTCGGGTGCCAAGAGCGATGCCGGTGACGCGCATGTGCTGGCCGACATGGCCCGCACCCACGCCCACGAGCTGCGGGCGGTCGCCGGTGACAGCGCCCAGATCGAGGCGGTGAAGGTGGTTGCCCGCACCCACAAGACGTTGATCTGGGAACGCACCCGCCACACGCAGCGGCTGCGGCACGCGCTGCGGGACTATTTCCCCGCCGCGCTGGCCGCCTTCGATGACCTCGACGCCGCCGACACCCTGGAACTGCTGGGCAAGGCCCCGACCCCGGCCCAGGCAGCCCGGCTGACGATCGCTCAGATCAGCGCCGCGTTGAAACGGGCGCGTCGCAAGAACATCGCGGAGAAAGCCGTGGTGATCCAGGCCGCGCTGCGCGCCGAGCACCTGGGCCAGCCCGAAGTGGTGGCGGCCGCTTACGCCGCCTCGGTTCAGGCGCTGATCGCGGTCCTGAACGTCCTCGACACCCAGGTCAAAGCCCTGCAAAGGCAGGTCGATGCCTATTTTGGGCAGCACCCGGCCGCTGAGATCATCCTGTCCCAGCCTGGTCTGGGGTCGGTTCTCGGCGCCCGGGTGCTCGCGGAGTTCGGCGACGACCCCGACCGCTACGCCACCGCCAAAGCCCGCAAGAACTACGCCGGGACCTCCCCGATCACCCGAGCGTCGGGCAAGAAGAAAGTCGCGCTGGCCCGGTTCATCCACAACGATCGGCTCATTGACGCGTTGCTGACCCAGGCGTTCAGCGCGCTGCGCTTCTCGCCCGGGGCACGCACCTACTACGACACGCAACGCGCCCGCGGCAGCGGCCACAACGCCGCCCTGCGCCAGCTCGCCAACCGACTCGTCGGCATCCTCCACGGATGCCTCAAAACCGGCACCCTCTACAACGAGACAACCGCCTGGTCGCACCACATCACCTCCACCGCGGCTTGA
- a CDS encoding DUF1989 domain-containing protein produces MSTATTYGARDHARAQDGTIVETMPTIPASNWPEPPPGVNSADLVWAETVAGDGYTHKVLARGTELRLTDLDGDACAHLLLFHADQPWERLNVADTVKVQWNAYLGKSVALLSDQARVLATIVSDDSERHDSLCGPSPKALASFTVAAAKHGLTPRDLPPSLSLFQGVRVEDDGGLEFEGSAEAGCSVTLRIELPVVVLIANSAHPLDSRDQVSNLQVLAWKSEPSTPDSPEWNATPEAKRAFENTADYLTARGLA; encoded by the coding sequence ATGAGCACCGCGACCACCTACGGAGCCCGGGATCACGCCCGAGCCCAGGATGGCACGATCGTCGAAACGATGCCGACGATCCCGGCTTCGAACTGGCCGGAACCGCCGCCAGGAGTCAACAGCGCGGACCTCGTCTGGGCCGAAACGGTGGCGGGCGACGGCTACACGCACAAGGTGCTCGCGCGCGGCACCGAGCTCCGGCTGACCGACCTCGACGGCGACGCGTGCGCCCACCTGCTGCTGTTCCACGCCGATCAGCCATGGGAACGGCTGAACGTCGCCGACACCGTCAAGGTGCAGTGGAACGCCTACCTCGGCAAGTCGGTGGCGCTGCTGTCCGACCAGGCCAGGGTTCTGGCCACCATCGTCTCGGACGACTCCGAGCGTCACGACTCGCTGTGCGGGCCGTCGCCGAAGGCACTGGCCTCCTTCACCGTCGCGGCGGCGAAACACGGTCTGACGCCTCGCGATCTGCCGCCGAGCCTTTCGCTGTTCCAGGGCGTCCGCGTCGAAGACGACGGCGGGCTGGAGTTCGAAGGGTCGGCCGAGGCAGGCTGCTCGGTGACGCTGCGCATCGAGCTTCCGGTGGTCGTGCTCATCGCGAACTCGGCCCACCCGCTCGATTCCCGTGACCAGGTCTCGAATCTTCAGGTGCTCGCCTGGAAGTCGGAACCGTCCACACCGGACAGTCCGGAATGGAACGCGACACCGGAAGCCAAGCGCGCCTTCGAGAACACCGCCGACTATCTGACCGCGAGGGGGCTGGCGTGA
- a CDS encoding urea amidolyase associated protein UAAP2, giving the protein MSVILDTEVPAMAPFSTIVRKGQTLAIIDLHGNQAVDFLVYDAEDTAQRYSAAATIAAQRNIFLTTGSVLRTAGSKPLMTVVKDTCGRHDTIGGACSKESNTLRYGQHTRHQHACVENFLSEGAKWGLGKRDLVSNVNWYMNVPVEKDGTLGIVDGISSPGLEVQLRAETDVLVLVSNCPQINNPCNGFDPTSVRMVVTG; this is encoded by the coding sequence GTGAGCGTCATCCTGGACACCGAAGTGCCCGCCATGGCGCCGTTCTCCACGATCGTCCGCAAGGGACAGACGCTGGCGATCATCGACCTGCACGGCAACCAGGCCGTCGACTTCCTGGTCTACGACGCCGAGGACACCGCGCAGCGCTACAGCGCGGCCGCCACGATCGCCGCGCAGCGCAACATCTTCCTGACCACCGGAAGCGTGCTGCGCACCGCCGGGAGCAAGCCGCTGATGACGGTCGTCAAGGACACCTGCGGCCGCCACGACACCATCGGCGGCGCGTGCAGCAAGGAGTCCAACACCTTGCGCTACGGCCAGCACACCCGCCATCAGCACGCCTGCGTCGAGAACTTCCTCAGCGAGGGCGCGAAATGGGGACTCGGCAAGCGTGACCTGGTCAGCAATGTCAACTGGTACATGAACGTGCCGGTCGAGAAGGACGGCACGCTCGGCATCGTCGACGGGATCTCCTCGCCGGGGCTGGAAGTCCAGCTGCGCGCGGAGACCGATGTGCTCGTGCTGGTGTCGAACTGCCCGCAGATCAACAACCCGTGCAACGGGTTCGACCCGACCTCGGTCCGCATGGTGGTCACCGGATGA
- the uca gene encoding urea carboxylase: MKLLIANRGEIAVRIISSARELGIACVAVYSDADRSSAHVRLADEAVRLGPAIARDSYLRGDLIIEAALKTGATAIHPGYGFLSEDAAFARAAEAAGIAFVGPAPEQLEVFGSKHTAREKAIEAGVPLLAGTGLLSDVDEALGKAAEIGYPVMLKATGGGGGIGMRACHTEAELRAAWESVQSIAAKSFSNSGVFLERLVTQARHVEVQVFGDGRGEVLALGTRDCTLQRRNQKVVEECPAPDLPEEVHKRLSESAVRLCSAVRYRSAGTVEFVYDPVRQEAAFLEVNTRLQVEHPVTEAVYGIDLVAWMLKLAQGEQGMFATPPVPRGHAVEARVYAEDPALGHRPSAGLLTGVTFPPDVRVDTWVEDGTTVTTNYDPLLGKVICHGESRGEAVAKLLAAIEATRVDGVRTNLGHVAAALADERFLNAGHDTATLDSIADPAPRIDVLRAGTSTTVQEWPGRTGYWHVGVPPSGPMDDLSFRLGNRALGNPEGAAGLECTVDGPELRFGESATVCVTGAPAEITLDGTPVPQWTPVEVPAGSTLDIGPSTSGLRTYVLVRGGLDVPDFLGSKATFTLGKFGGHSGRTLKAGDVLRPGEPGGDPTHAVPESDRPVFTEHWEIGAVEGPHAAPEFFTPEDIETFYDTGWRVHFNSARTGVRLVGPRPVWAREDGGEAGLHPSNIHDTPYSVGAVDYTGDLPILLGPDGPSLGGFVCPATVATAQRWKLGQLRPGNTVRFVPVSDSHAADLRVRPNGTVPASRGPIEDGGILGRVDDVTYRRNGDDNLLVEYGPMQLDFALRMRVHALAERLRAEQVPGIIDITPGIRSLQVHVDPETLPVSKILGLAKEIETDLPATKDLVVPSRTVRLPLSWDDPATREAIERYMTGVRDDAPWCPWNIEFIRRVNGLPSVDDVYRTVFDAQYMVLGLGDVYLGAPVATPLDPRHRLVTTKYNPARTWTAENSVGIGGSYLCIYGMEGPGGYQFVGRTVQVWSGWQQRGSFEPGSPWLLRFFDRISWYPVDADELLDLRAASAAGELELDITEGEFALADYQRFLADNADDIAAFRTKQTAAFEAERRAWAAAGEFDPKPEPVAVAAPVNVQAPPGGHVVESPFAATVWRVDARPGDIVDTGDALVTLEAMKTETVIPSPAEYEVQEFLVSPGDEVAQGTPLAVLAKRRDA; the protein is encoded by the coding sequence ATGAAGCTGCTGATCGCCAACCGCGGCGAGATCGCCGTCCGCATCATCAGCTCAGCCCGTGAACTCGGCATTGCCTGTGTGGCGGTGTATTCCGACGCGGACCGGTCGTCGGCGCACGTCCGGCTCGCGGACGAGGCCGTCCGGCTCGGGCCCGCGATCGCGCGGGACAGCTATCTCCGTGGCGACCTGATCATCGAGGCCGCGCTCAAGACCGGGGCGACCGCCATCCACCCCGGTTACGGGTTCCTCTCGGAGGACGCGGCGTTCGCCAGAGCGGCCGAAGCGGCCGGAATCGCGTTCGTCGGCCCGGCGCCCGAGCAGCTGGAAGTGTTCGGCAGCAAGCACACGGCGCGCGAGAAGGCCATCGAGGCCGGCGTTCCACTGCTGGCGGGCACCGGCTTGCTGTCCGATGTGGACGAGGCGCTCGGCAAGGCGGCCGAGATCGGCTACCCGGTGATGCTCAAGGCGACGGGTGGCGGTGGCGGCATCGGCATGCGTGCCTGCCACACCGAAGCCGAGCTGCGGGCGGCGTGGGAGTCCGTGCAGAGCATCGCCGCCAAGAGCTTCTCGAACTCGGGCGTGTTCCTCGAACGGCTGGTGACCCAGGCACGGCACGTCGAGGTCCAGGTGTTCGGCGACGGCCGGGGCGAGGTGCTCGCGCTCGGCACGCGTGACTGCACGCTGCAGCGCCGGAACCAGAAGGTCGTCGAGGAGTGCCCGGCGCCGGACCTGCCCGAAGAAGTCCACAAGCGACTGTCCGAATCGGCCGTGCGGTTGTGCTCCGCCGTGCGCTACCGGTCGGCCGGCACCGTCGAGTTCGTGTACGACCCGGTACGCCAGGAGGCCGCCTTCCTGGAGGTCAACACCCGGCTTCAGGTCGAGCATCCCGTCACCGAGGCCGTGTACGGGATCGACCTCGTCGCTTGGATGCTCAAGCTCGCGCAAGGCGAGCAGGGCATGTTCGCCACTCCCCCGGTTCCGCGCGGGCACGCCGTCGAGGCGCGCGTGTACGCCGAGGATCCCGCGCTCGGGCACCGCCCCAGCGCGGGGCTGCTGACCGGCGTCACGTTCCCGCCGGACGTCAGGGTCGACACCTGGGTGGAAGACGGCACGACGGTCACCACGAACTACGACCCGTTGCTGGGCAAGGTGATCTGCCACGGCGAGAGTCGCGGCGAAGCCGTCGCCAAGCTGCTCGCCGCGATCGAGGCGACCCGGGTCGACGGCGTGCGGACCAACCTCGGCCACGTCGCGGCCGCGCTCGCCGACGAGCGTTTCCTGAACGCGGGCCACGACACGGCCACCCTCGACAGCATCGCCGATCCGGCGCCGCGCATCGACGTGCTGCGCGCGGGCACGTCGACGACCGTGCAGGAATGGCCAGGCCGGACCGGCTACTGGCATGTCGGCGTGCCACCGAGCGGGCCGATGGACGACCTGTCGTTCCGGCTGGGCAACCGCGCGCTCGGCAACCCCGAAGGCGCGGCCGGTCTCGAATGCACTGTGGACGGTCCGGAACTGCGGTTCGGCGAATCCGCCACGGTGTGCGTCACCGGTGCTCCGGCGGAAATCACGCTCGACGGCACCCCCGTTCCACAGTGGACCCCGGTCGAGGTACCGGCCGGTTCCACACTGGACATCGGACCCAGCACCTCGGGTTTGCGCACCTACGTGCTCGTACGCGGTGGTCTCGACGTCCCGGATTTCCTTGGCAGCAAAGCGACTTTCACGCTCGGCAAGTTCGGCGGCCACAGTGGCCGGACACTCAAGGCCGGAGACGTGCTGCGCCCCGGCGAGCCCGGCGGCGACCCGACGCACGCGGTGCCGGAGTCCGACCGCCCGGTCTTCACCGAGCACTGGGAGATCGGCGCGGTCGAAGGCCCGCACGCGGCGCCTGAGTTCTTCACGCCGGAGGACATCGAGACCTTCTACGACACCGGCTGGCGGGTGCACTTCAACTCGGCGCGCACCGGCGTCCGGCTGGTCGGGCCACGGCCGGTCTGGGCACGCGAGGACGGCGGCGAAGCCGGGCTGCATCCGTCGAACATCCACGACACGCCGTATTCCGTCGGCGCCGTCGACTACACCGGCGACCTGCCGATCCTGCTCGGCCCGGACGGCCCCAGCCTCGGCGGTTTCGTCTGCCCGGCGACGGTCGCGACCGCGCAGCGCTGGAAGCTCGGGCAGCTCAGGCCCGGCAACACCGTGCGGTTCGTGCCGGTCAGCGACTCGCACGCGGCCGACCTGCGCGTGCGTCCGAACGGGACGGTCCCGGCGAGCCGCGGGCCGATCGAGGACGGCGGCATCCTCGGCCGGGTCGACGACGTCACGTACCGGCGCAACGGCGACGACAACCTGCTGGTCGAGTACGGCCCGATGCAGCTCGACTTCGCGTTGCGGATGCGGGTGCACGCGCTCGCCGAACGGCTGCGGGCCGAGCAGGTGCCGGGCATCATCGACATCACACCCGGCATCCGGTCGCTTCAGGTCCATGTCGACCCGGAGACGCTGCCCGTCTCGAAGATCCTCGGGCTGGCCAAGGAGATCGAGACCGACCTACCGGCCACAAAGGACCTCGTGGTACCCAGCCGGACCGTCCGGCTGCCGCTGTCCTGGGACGACCCGGCGACGCGCGAAGCGATCGAGCGGTACATGACCGGCGTCCGCGACGACGCGCCGTGGTGCCCGTGGAACATCGAGTTCATCAGGCGGGTCAACGGACTGCCGAGTGTGGACGACGTCTACCGCACGGTGTTCGACGCGCAGTACATGGTGCTGGGCCTCGGCGACGTCTACCTCGGCGCTCCGGTGGCCACCCCGCTCGATCCGCGTCACCGGCTGGTCACCACCAAGTACAACCCGGCGCGGACGTGGACGGCGGAGAACTCGGTCGGCATCGGCGGCTCGTACCTGTGCATCTACGGCATGGAAGGGCCAGGCGGCTACCAGTTCGTCGGCCGGACCGTGCAGGTGTGGAGCGGCTGGCAGCAGCGCGGCTCGTTCGAACCCGGCTCGCCGTGGCTGCTGCGGTTCTTCGACCGCATCTCCTGGTACCCGGTCGACGCCGACGAGCTGCTGGACCTGCGTGCCGCCAGCGCGGCGGGCGAACTCGAGCTCGACATCACCGAAGGCGAGTTCGCGCTCGCGGACTATCAGCGGTTCCTGGCCGACAACGCCGACGACATCGCGGCCTTCCGCACCAAGCAGACGGCGGCGTTCGAGGCCGAGCGCCGGGCTTGGGCGGCGGCGGGCGAGTTCGACCCGAAACCGGAGCCGGTCGCGGTCGCCGCACCGGTGAACGTGCAGGCCCCGCCGGGCGGTCACGTCGTCGAGTCGCCGTTCGCCGCGACGGTGTGGCGCGTCGACGCCCGGCCGGGCGACATCGTCGACACCGGCGACGCGCTGGTCACCCTCGAAGCGATGAAGACCGAGACCGTGATCCCGTCGCCGGCCGAGTACGAGGTGCAGGAGTTCCTCGTTTCCCCAGGTGACGAGGTCGCTCAGGGAACGCCGCTGGCGGTGCTGGCCAAACGCCGGGACGCCTGA
- a CDS encoding acetyl-CoA C-acyltransferase — MRTVAFVEGVRTPFGKAGDKGIYAGTRADDLVVNTIRELLRRHPELPPERVDEVAIAATTQIGDQGLTIGRTAAILAGLPKSVPGFALDRMCAGAMTAVTTTAAGIGFGAYDIVIAGGVEHMGRHPMGEGVDPNPRIIADKLVDPTALVMGQTAENLHDRFPHLTKQRTDAYAARSQEKYAEAVKTGKIGPELVPVATRSAELGWGLATEDEPPRPGTTLEQLAGLKTPFRPHGRITAGNAAGLNDGATAALLADEATARELGLPIGMKLVGYSFAGVEPEVMGIGPVPATEKLLKRTGLSIEDIGLFEINEAFAVQVLAFLDHYGIADDDPRVNQWGGAIACGHPLASSGVRLMTQLSRQFAERPDVRYGLTTMCIGIGMGGTVIWENPAFEGKK; from the coding sequence GTGCGCACCGTGGCCTTCGTCGAAGGGGTACGGACCCCGTTCGGCAAGGCGGGCGACAAGGGCATCTACGCCGGCACCCGTGCCGACGACCTGGTCGTCAACACCATCCGCGAACTGCTGCGCAGGCACCCCGAGCTGCCGCCGGAGCGGGTGGACGAGGTGGCCATCGCCGCCACCACGCAGATCGGCGACCAGGGCCTGACGATCGGCCGGACCGCCGCGATCCTCGCCGGGCTGCCCAAGTCGGTGCCCGGTTTCGCGCTCGACCGGATGTGCGCGGGCGCGATGACCGCCGTCACCACGACCGCCGCGGGCATCGGCTTCGGCGCGTACGACATCGTGATCGCGGGCGGCGTCGAGCACATGGGCCGTCACCCGATGGGCGAGGGCGTCGACCCGAACCCGCGCATCATCGCCGACAAGCTGGTCGACCCGACCGCGCTGGTCATGGGCCAGACCGCGGAGAACCTGCACGACCGGTTCCCGCACCTCACCAAGCAGCGCACCGACGCCTACGCCGCGCGCAGCCAGGAGAAGTACGCCGAAGCCGTCAAGACCGGCAAGATCGGGCCGGAGCTGGTGCCCGTCGCCACCCGGTCGGCCGAACTCGGCTGGGGCCTCGCGACCGAGGACGAGCCGCCGCGCCCCGGCACCACGCTGGAGCAGCTCGCCGGCCTCAAAACCCCGTTCCGGCCGCACGGGCGGATCACCGCGGGCAACGCGGCCGGGCTCAACGACGGCGCCACCGCCGCGCTGCTCGCCGACGAGGCGACCGCGCGCGAGCTGGGCCTGCCGATCGGCATGAAACTGGTCGGCTACTCGTTCGCCGGTGTCGAGCCCGAGGTCATGGGCATCGGGCCGGTGCCCGCCACCGAGAAGCTGCTCAAGCGGACCGGACTGTCCATTGAGGACATCGGGCTGTTCGAGATCAACGAGGCGTTCGCCGTGCAGGTGCTCGCCTTCCTCGACCACTACGGCATCGCCGACGACGACCCGCGCGTGAACCAGTGGGGTGGCGCAATCGCTTGCGGTCACCCGCTCGCCTCCTCCGGCGTCCGGTTGATGACCCAGCTTTCGCGTCAGTTCGCCGAGCGCCCCGACGTGCGCTACGGCCTGACCACCATGTGCATCGGCATCGGCATGGGTGGCACCGTGATCTGGGAGAACCCGGCTTTCGAGGGGAAGAAGTAA